Below is a genomic region from Vicia villosa cultivar HV-30 ecotype Madison, WI unplaced genomic scaffold, Vvil1.0 ctg.001451F_1_1, whole genome shotgun sequence.
aactcacgcaccacaggcaattcgccactcgccactttttccttcacattcatcaatgcaaacaacataaacacagtTGCACCAtcaccgatagcctcattcacttgtctagctgtcatctccagattatcattactaacctcttcaggaaagattaccgtctttgtaaaacagttgatatgaacacggttgaactccaaccagttcattcccaggatcacatcaagttctttcaacggaaggcacactaagtccatcccgaattctctaccaaaaatgtcaaccggacaattcaggcATGCAGACGAAgcagttactgaacccgacgcaggagtgtcaataaccatacttccatttatatcagatatctcaagattcaacctcatagcacaatccaaggaaataaaagaatgagttgctccagtatcaataattgcaactaaaggtgtgccatgaatgaaacacgtacctttaatcaacctgtcctctggagtagtctctgacccggtcaaagcaaaaacctttcctcctgactggttcttctttggcttaggacaattaggactgatgtgaccttcttctccacagttgaaacaagtcacaatccttttcttgcagtcagcagcaatatgacccacttggtcacacttgtaacacttcctctgatcaaccttgcattcattcctacgatgtcccatctcgccacaattgtaacacctgatacgagcactggaatctcccccactgggtttcttccaatcaacaggtttacctctaccatatggcttacctctatccataggcttcttaccctttctgtcaactaactcgcgagagtgagatgacttcagcttgatgctatcttcctcaaaaatcctgctacaatctaccaggtcaacaaacctccggatcctctggtacctgataccctgcttgatctcatcacgaagaccattctcaaatttgacacatttcgagaactcactggcttcatcatcattgtagtgcacatagtaccttgccagttccacaaacttggcagcatattccggtactgacatattgccttgaaccagtgccagaaattcaacttcctttcttcccctgacatcctcaggaaaatacctcctcagaaattccctcctgaatacagcCCAGGTAATTGCTGTATTACCAGCATCCAGCTCAGCTTTAGTtgacaaccaccagtcatcagcttcctcagataacatgtgagtgccaaacCTCACCTTGAGGTTCTCAGTGCAGTcaatgactcggaaaatcctctcgacctccttgagccatttctgagcaccctctggatcatgcgtgcccttgaacattGGAGGATTGtttctctgaaaattccccagttgcctatcagcaccaatccctgctcctacagtccctcctccaagcacaccagcaatcatgcccagagcctcagcgagagcatcatcgtttcttcctcctcttccagccattgttctgcttaatcacaaataacccagtcagaacaaaagtatcgacaataactcgtattagtcgcatacacagaagactgacactaagactctggtcacaacgaccgactatgctctgataccactattgtaacacccctctaataacccgcggcaattaaacaattaataaatcagagtaagcatgcaaggggtatcacaattcataaatgataaataaacacacgtcggtacctgtcatgcattcactgaaaacaactgaatgtataactcattaaataaatcatgttttacacagcggaattgaaaacacacagagtcaacattcctcataatgtatctgactcaatcaacaaccaaatagagttatACCAACTCAAagacaaacgtgttcccagtgttacatctaccagagcatgacaccgacactataactaaaaaccgacttatgagttaatcctcaccaagtcgcgccgctatcctcaatctgaaaatgacaacaagtaagggtgagtctcatcacagttaaccaatgttatcacatcataaacaataacatatcatagttatatcattcacccaatcgtttcatattcagacaatcaccATTCATaaatccacagataaacagacaatcaaCACATAACATATACGATCATGTtgtaacaaatcatgcacatgtatgaaactgacactatgcatgtggtaccaatcatcaccagtggaatcatccaccgaccgatctatcatcaattcagaaacggccctgccagcacaaattccacacaatgggaattctgcccctcgctcaatcctctcatcatataggattcagctcatgtttatgaatgcatgtaacatatatataacatactttcatcattaccaatttatgagtagcatcaactatactcatttcatcaccatcatcatcatcatcaataacaagcatgttcatatatatatcacatcattcaacatattcaatcatcagtaaaccacagaatcacatcataaGGTTCACACAGTCCCAAACAGTACACAAACAGGCATACCaaccgaaagttacacatcatcgaactttccagaaaaatcacaaaaacagaaatttcacacacacgcagccatacgcgtatcatatggcccatacgcgtccatacgcgtatcaccttgcctcatacgcgtatcatacgcaattcACCAGAACTCTAATTGGCCTAGaaaccaactcatacgcgtatcagccttgccatacgcgtatcaccagaataattttcctctttcaaaattcccatacgcgtatgagcatcctcatacgctctcatacgtaAAACGCCAGTacgtggtatttgggacagggcaactgcgtatcatacgcgtatagccccttgggagtgtcccccatacgcgtatcagcctcattccatacgcgtatggcactgtttcatacgcgaaacaccagaaatgcCCAGTAATCTGCAGAATTCGTGACAGCCCAAGACCCAttcgtttctactcataccagtctacgaattcgagtccaaaaaccagaaagATTGCATCTAAACAGTGTACGAATTCATTCACAACCATAACATATGATTCTCcaaccaattctattcatcataccctaaatctatcaattgttagggattaacagttcaaacccaaatgatgaacacagatgaatatttcagaaattagaatcaatcaaccaaacaatattcctaatccacattactactcataacacgataatagagattaaatggagagtcccccccttacctcagataattgttcttgatctttggtctctccctctacagatctccttcagttcttcgtgttctcaaccctttgctctttcacgttctttcttcttttcccaatttccaaatgttttatgaaaataataatattttagtaaaaaggattataaaatcaccctccttcttttactaattactcatatggcccaaagccataaaccattatttattcattattttcaccaaaatccctaataattctaattattaattcaatattccaattaaatcaatattaaaattatacgggtgttacagatgTCGGAGGTAACTTAAgactttgatgatcgtgaaagcatgttaacatggattcgtaggaacgcaactaaccttggttttggtgtggtGATAGGAAGATCGGATAATTATACGGCAAAAAGAAACCCGTTTGTAACAATATTGTGCGAAAGAAGGGggaaacttccgtagatgcatctacggaaaggaGAAATCTATGCCCTTTCCGTGGATATATCTACGGAATATTCTGGGACAAACATTGTGTGGTCCATAGTCTCCAAAGGCTTCTATAAATTTGAGGTTTCTAGGTTTGCATTACACGCAAGCACAAACCCTAAACACACACAAAATGTCTCACATTAAGTCAGATGGATGTCACCGAACATCAATGAAGCGTCCCGATCCTGAACCGGAATACTGCATAAGGGAAGGGCATGTCATTTTCTCTCTCGTCAAACCCCCCGTGCCGGTGAAGTTTTAGAATATCCATTCCTTCGACCAACTCAAGAAGACTatcatgtcttttttagagggggagtacaaacCCGGAGAAGAAATCAAAAGGATCCAGAGGCTTATAACAAGGACCTTTTTTGAAACCAGAAAAACTGAACGTTGGTGGGATGAAGTGAAATACGACATTGATTCCATTCAAATTATGTATGGAACAGATGACATTGTCTTAAccattgtaatttcttagatctcttagttttcttaattttctctGTAATgctgattaatcaatgaatcaatgcaaTGTCTTTTATGGTTAAAAATGTTTCTGCTCTGGATTTTTGGGTCTGAGttgattccgtagatgcatctacatagATCTTTTATAAGTGTATCTACGAAACAgaacaacgttaaacaaaaaaggTGCTTCCGAATATGCATCTACAGAAAACACGAGTGCAAAATAATCAATTCGGTGGTGCGTAAGAAGGGTATGGGGTTAGTTGAGAAATTctctttaaatatattaatttaaagatAGTAACCGatgatgtaaaataattttatacaatttttttttctaaaaaaaatattactagattaaaatattaaattaaaaaaaaaaaacattttcaatTTATGAGTTAAGTGGAAAACAAATTAAATTGCCCCCATATTTTTCCAACTTCATCCGTACCTTAACCTAGAGAGCTCTAGAACCTCTTACACAACTGTCAATGGTCTTTTCGttgaaaagggcaaaattgaaacatcaattgttattatagaataaaaattgatttgaagaagAGAATTTGCGCCTGCAGGTACAACATTCAATGTTAAACTCTTTTTAATATTCTATATAACGTTGTGTATTTAACTCTATAATCtgcattttctattttctattcttTCTCGGTTGTTATTGGGTTTTCACCTTTTTAATATAGTGTataccaagtgtttgataaattgCTTAGATGTCAAGTGCTTGAAATTGAAATTTCTGCGAAAGGGACACAAATTGGTGCAAACCAATTCGCAAAAGTAACATGAATTGGTTCCCAGTTCCCATGGTAGTGTGAATTATGTTACTATGGAGTATGGACTAAGTAATCTATTTTGACGCATTTCTTATTTTGCAGTTGACAACTTGAACTCTATTACGTAAAAATTTCTACTAGGAAGTTGCGCTTGAAATGGATATAATCTCCCAGCTACAAGAACAAGTTAATTCGATTGCAAATTTAGCTTTTAATACGGTTGGGACATTGCAAAGGGATGCACCTCCTAATCGGCTCGCGCCAAATTACCCTGAACCACCACCTGCACAGCCTACGGAGGATGGGGCAAACTTTTCTGAAGAACCAAAGCTGATGAGTGCTTCTTTGGTGAAAGCTGCTAAGCAGGTATGTTGTAGCATAGCATTTTAGTCCGCAATAAAAAGGAACCAATAGGTTGGTGTTTGAATT
It encodes:
- the LOC131635239 gene encoding mediator of RNA polymerase II transcription subunit 21-like; translated protein: MDIISQLQEQVNSIANLAFNTVGTLQRDAPPNRLAPNYPEPPPAQPTEDGANFSEEPKLMSASLVKAAKQFDALVASLPISETGEEAQLKRIAELQAENDAIGQELQKQLEAAEKELNQVQELYSQATDNCLNLKKPDIS